In one window of Rhodanobacter sp. FDAARGOS 1247 DNA:
- the recQ gene encoding DNA helicase RecQ — translation MPTSLDILQSVFGYPSFRGQQQAVVEHLGEGGDALVLMPTGGGKSLCYQIPALLRQGTGIVVSPLIALMQDQVDALREAGVAAAFLNSSLAGDQQREVERQLLAGELNLLYVAPERLLTSRFLDLLERTEVALFAIDEAHCVSQWGHDFRPEYRELAILHQRFPDVPRIALTATADPRTREEIVERLSLQDARQFVSSFDRPNIGYRVGQRHNAKRQLGEFLLGHEGESGIVYCLSRRKVDDTAAWLAESGIEALPYHAGLDAATRAKNQQRFLREDGVVMVATVAFGMGIDKPDVRFVAHLDLPRSIEGYYQETGRAGRDGLPAEAWMIYGLSDVVTMSQMIAQSESADERKRVERQKLESLLAYAEAIDCRRQLLLGAFGESYPGLCGHCDNCVAPPKTWDATVPAQKALSAVYRTGQRFGSGHVIAVLRGEESERVLSFDHHRLSTFGIGAELDDKQWRSVFRQLLAAGLLEADAEGYGTLRLTAASRAVLSGGKQVRLREDARPERATRRRRDSKLVTGDPRHGGSLGIEAYEQPMWDQLRALRTQLAKQQGVPPYVVFHDATLLAMLRALPANEDELASVSGVGEAKLKRYGRDFLAVINAAD, via the coding sequence ATGCCTACTTCCCTCGACATTCTTCAAAGCGTTTTCGGCTATCCCAGTTTTCGCGGCCAGCAGCAGGCGGTGGTCGAGCATCTGGGCGAGGGCGGCGATGCACTGGTATTGATGCCCACCGGCGGCGGCAAGTCGCTGTGCTACCAGATCCCCGCCTTGCTGCGCCAAGGCACCGGCATCGTGGTGTCGCCGCTGATCGCGCTGATGCAGGATCAGGTCGACGCCTTGCGCGAGGCCGGCGTGGCGGCGGCGTTTCTCAATTCCAGCCTGGCGGGGGACCAGCAGCGCGAGGTCGAGCGGCAGCTGCTGGCCGGTGAGCTGAATTTGCTCTACGTGGCGCCGGAGCGATTGCTGACCTCACGCTTCCTCGACCTGCTCGAACGCACCGAAGTGGCGCTGTTCGCGATCGACGAGGCGCACTGCGTGTCGCAATGGGGCCACGACTTCCGCCCCGAATATCGCGAACTGGCGATCCTGCACCAGCGCTTCCCCGACGTGCCGCGCATCGCGCTTACCGCCACCGCCGATCCGCGCACCCGCGAGGAAATCGTCGAGCGCCTGTCACTGCAGGACGCGCGGCAATTCGTCTCCAGTTTCGACCGGCCCAACATCGGCTACCGGGTCGGCCAGCGCCACAACGCGAAGCGCCAGCTGGGCGAGTTCCTGCTCGGCCACGAGGGCGAGTCCGGCATCGTGTACTGCCTGAGCCGGCGCAAGGTGGACGACACCGCCGCGTGGCTGGCCGAATCGGGCATCGAGGCGCTGCCGTACCACGCCGGCCTGGATGCAGCCACGCGTGCGAAGAACCAGCAGCGTTTCCTGCGCGAGGACGGCGTGGTGATGGTGGCCACGGTCGCCTTCGGCATGGGCATCGACAAGCCCGACGTGCGCTTCGTGGCGCATCTGGACCTGCCGCGCAGCATCGAGGGTTACTACCAGGAAACCGGACGCGCCGGCCGCGATGGCCTGCCCGCCGAGGCGTGGATGATCTACGGCCTGTCCGACGTGGTCACCATGAGCCAGATGATCGCGCAGTCCGAATCGGCCGACGAGCGCAAGCGGGTCGAGCGGCAGAAGCTGGAATCCCTGCTGGCCTACGCCGAGGCGATCGACTGTCGCCGCCAGCTGCTGCTGGGCGCGTTCGGCGAAAGCTATCCCGGCCTCTGCGGCCATTGCGACAACTGCGTGGCGCCACCGAAAACCTGGGACGCCACGGTGCCCGCGCAGAAGGCATTGTCGGCGGTGTACCGCACCGGCCAGCGCTTCGGCTCCGGCCACGTCATCGCGGTGCTGCGCGGCGAGGAGAGCGAGCGCGTGCTGAGCTTCGACCACCATCGCCTGAGCACCTTCGGCATCGGCGCGGAGCTGGACGACAAGCAGTGGCGCTCGGTGTTCCGCCAGTTGCTGGCGGCCGGCCTGCTCGAAGCGGACGCCGAAGGCTACGGCACGCTGCGCCTCACCGCCGCCAGCCGCGCCGTGCTCAGCGGCGGCAAGCAGGTGAGGCTGCGCGAGGACGCCCGCCCCGAACGCGCCACCCGGCGCCGGCGCGACAGCAAGCTGGTCACCGGCGATCCCCGTCATGGCGGCAGCCTGGGCATCGAGGCCTACGAGCAGCCGATGTGGGACCAACTGCGCGCGCTGCGCACCCAACTGGCGAAACAGCAGGGCGTGCCGCCCTATGTGGTGTTCCACGACGCCACCTTGCTGGCGATGCTGCGGGCGTTGCCGGCCAACGAGGACGAGCTGGCCAGCGTCAGCGGGGTGGGCGAGGC
- a CDS encoding MGMT family protein produces the protein MNDAAARIYAAIAAIPQGRVASYGAIAARAGLPGRARLVGRLLGEVPDGMELPWYRVLRSSGHIAMPPGSRGFREQSRRLRAEGVEVKNGRVPPSRFGLDADLDHALWGPPLP, from the coding sequence ATGAATGATGCCGCCGCCCGCATCTACGCCGCCATCGCCGCCATTCCGCAAGGACGCGTGGCCAGCTACGGCGCGATCGCCGCGCGCGCCGGCCTGCCCGGTCGCGCGCGCCTGGTCGGTCGGCTGCTGGGCGAAGTGCCCGACGGCATGGAACTGCCGTGGTACCGCGTGCTGCGCTCCAGCGGGCACATCGCGATGCCGCCGGGCAGCCGCGGCTTCCGCGAACAGTCGCGCCGCCTGCGCGCCGAAGGCGTCGAGGTAAAGAACGGCCGCGTCCCCCCGTCGCGTTTCGGCCTCGACGCCGATCTCGACCACGCGCTGTGGGGCCCCCCGCTCCCATAA